From one Cyanobacterium stanieri PCC 7202 genomic stretch:
- a CDS encoding filamentous hemagglutinin family outer membrane protein (PFAM: haemagglutination activity domain~TIGRFAM: filamentous hemagglutinin family N-terminal domain~COGs: COG4995 conserved hypothetical protein~InterPro IPR008638~KEGG: npu:Npun_R1218 filamentous haemagglutinin outer membrane protein~PFAM: filamentous haemagglutinin domain protein~SPTR: Filamentous haemagglutinin family N-terminal domain protein;~TIGRFAM: filamentous haemagglutinin family outer membrane protein): MMVKTWGLMVSLLSGLVIFHPRLVYSQEIIIDRTTDTNITVDGNNILINGQTLSGDGKNLFHSFQEFGLTNEQIATFLTNPNIQNILTRITGGNPSQINGLLQVVGGNSNLFLMNPAGIIFGQGASLNVPADFSATTATGIGFGNGIFSAVGANEYQNLWGNPHSFIFNQDNIGSIINQGDLTLGAGQNLSLMGGNVINAGVIETAGGRINIQAVEGTSRIKITPEGSFLSLELDLPTDERGNLLGFSPQDLPSLLTGKDVDGVRVDNGQVRVNESLIPQGQGSAIASGTISTNNSEGMGGDITILGKNVGAIASTITADGQTGGGNIRIGGDMMGQGTIPNASVTYISPDSNISANATTQGDGGKIIIFAQEFARIHGNLSATGGTMAGDGGFIETSGLRSFSITSVPNIRAFNGQGGEWLIDPFDITITNDADSDVSGINPFNPFVAEDDNAVLPVTLIQTALSDGDVTISTGIGGSQTGNITWNDDAILFYSLSASRTLTLNAAGNINFNGGIEPFSVSEPLSLIFNSNTNNNGIGNININTGSSLALSGGSITLDGVNVTSKIDLFTDGGDITIKATKQINTQILDTSGSQFAGDIKLSAGGNITTLDVVADTPSFQSNAGNISLNSGNDIKTGNISTQQTDGLGNSGTITLQGFRNIQTGDILSSTFDGNAGGITIKASQGTISTATILSSGSESSGNINLNANNAVTTSSIASNASGNTGNININSQNSINVGDLSSVSFGGGKAGNITLNAPDGIVVDAIDASSFDGVAGNIAVTTGSTFRVLETTSFDPDSSIRTVGVSGTGGNISIKWSNPVPEDFSFDVNVGALIADSSNGTRGTINAGLARIPEVGNSPEIITEPIIVVGIAGGSIDVSFDIEIPEPEPEPEPEPEPEPEPEPEPEPEPEPEPEPEPEPEPEPEPEPEPEPEPEPIPLDPRDELLSFVLQSNDPDPINNQTSYNPTIGENIPIDGQESLLILSIDQAKDILSTIENRTGVKSGFIYVSFTPPNYQPSSLDEDMARREAQKTNEFGRVVDDIPNVSPVVGLDRVEDTQLDILIITAEGEPLRVVVPITREEVTNSVNNLWSNVADIFNLSDDYRADATQIYQWLIEPLEGLLVEREIENLVFMLPNEMRFLPLAVLYDQKSEEYLVEKYSLSLTPSINLNDNEYSPVGDRSLLAMGASTFEDQSITPLPAAGVELPTISRVWQGDDNLRQDLFASDSFTLDNIRRNLNENTHGIVHFGTHGEFNTREIDSSFIQLYNDRLNLKELRNLGLKNLGVELLVLSACNTAFGNEMAELGFAGLAVQAGVKTALGSVWQVSDTGTLALMTNFYSQLRNHTIKAEALRQAQLSLLKGETRKSDDGDTIITPNLDISLMELPEISRKSEDFSHPFYWAPFTMIGSPW, encoded by the coding sequence ATGATGGTAAAAACATGGGGTTTGATGGTTTCTCTGTTGTCAGGATTGGTAATCTTCCATCCTCGTCTGGTTTATAGTCAAGAAATAATAATCGATCGCACCACAGACACTAATATTACGGTAGATGGTAACAATATCTTGATCAATGGTCAAACCCTGTCGGGGGATGGCAAAAATTTATTTCATAGCTTCCAAGAATTTGGCTTAACTAACGAGCAAATCGCCACCTTTCTCACCAACCCCAACATTCAAAATATCCTCACCCGCATTACGGGGGGTAATCCTTCGCAAATAAATGGTTTGTTGCAGGTAGTGGGGGGCAACTCTAACCTGTTTTTGATGAATCCTGCGGGGATTATTTTTGGGCAGGGGGCAAGTTTGAATGTACCTGCGGACTTTAGCGCTACCACCGCCACGGGTATCGGTTTTGGCAATGGGATTTTTAGTGCTGTGGGTGCCAATGAGTATCAAAATTTGTGGGGTAATCCCCATAGTTTTATTTTCAATCAAGATAACATCGGTAGTATTATCAATCAGGGAGATTTAACCCTTGGGGCCGGGCAAAATCTGAGCCTGATGGGGGGCAATGTCATTAATGCAGGTGTCATAGAAACCGCAGGGGGCAGAATTAATATACAGGCGGTGGAAGGCACTTCGAGGATAAAAATAACCCCTGAAGGTAGTTTCTTGAGTTTAGAGCTTGATTTACCTACCGATGAGAGAGGAAATTTGTTAGGGTTCAGTCCCCAAGATTTGCCCTCTTTGCTCACAGGAAAAGATGTGGATGGGGTGAGGGTAGATAATGGACAAGTGAGGGTAAATGAGAGTTTAATTCCCCAAGGGCAAGGAAGTGCGATCGCCTCGGGAACCATCTCCACCAACAACAGTGAAGGTATGGGGGGAGATATAACCATCTTAGGAAAAAATGTAGGGGCGATCGCCTCTACCATAACCGCCGACGGACAAACAGGGGGCGGTAACATCAGAATAGGGGGAGATATGATGGGGCAAGGTACTATCCCCAACGCCTCCGTTACCTACATCAGCCCAGATTCAAACATCTCTGCCAATGCCACCACCCAAGGAGATGGGGGTAAAATTATCATCTTTGCCCAAGAGTTCGCCCGTATCCATGGCAACCTCAGCGCCACAGGAGGCACCATGGCAGGGGATGGGGGATTCATTGAAACCAGCGGTTTGAGAAGTTTTAGTATTACCTCAGTTCCCAATATTCGAGCTTTCAACGGACAAGGGGGAGAATGGTTAATAGATCCCTTTGATATTACCATCACTAACGATGCCGATTCCGACGTTTCAGGCATCAATCCTTTTAATCCCTTTGTCGCCGAGGATGATAATGCCGTTTTACCCGTCACACTAATTCAAACTGCCTTGAGTGACGGCGATGTCACCATTTCCACAGGTATAGGAGGAAGTCAGACAGGGAATATCACTTGGAATGATGATGCCATTCTCTTTTATTCTCTTTCAGCAAGTAGAACCCTTACCCTCAACGCCGCAGGGAATATAAATTTTAATGGGGGAATTGAGCCATTTTCCGTATCAGAACCCTTGAGTTTAATCTTTAATAGCAACACCAACAATAACGGTATCGGCAACATTAATATTAATACTGGTTCATCCCTTGCCCTCAGCGGTGGTTCCATAACTTTGGACGGTGTCAATGTCACTAGCAAGATAGATTTATTTACCGATGGGGGAGACATTACCATCAAAGCTACCAAACAAATTAATACCCAAATCCTTGATACTTCAGGAAGTCAATTTGCAGGGGATATAAAACTAAGTGCAGGGGGCAATATCACCACCTTGGATGTGGTGGCAGATACTCCTTCTTTTCAAAGTAATGCAGGTAATATTTCCCTGAATTCTGGTAATGACATAAAGACGGGCAATATTAGCACTCAACAAACGGATGGATTGGGTAATTCTGGCACAATCACTCTTCAGGGATTTAGAAACATTCAAACAGGAGATATTTTATCCAGTACATTTGATGGCAATGCAGGAGGAATAACCATCAAAGCATCCCAAGGCACCATTTCCACCGCAACTATCTTATCCTCTGGTTCCGAGAGTTCAGGTAATATCAACTTAAACGCCAATAATGCCGTTACCACCAGTTCCATCGCATCCAATGCCAGTGGCAATACGGGTAACATTAATATCAATAGTCAAAATAGTATTAACGTTGGTGATTTATCCTCCGTTTCCTTTGGGGGAGGGAAGGCAGGAAATATAACTCTCAATGCACCTGATGGTATTGTGGTTGATGCCATTGATGCTAGTTCCTTTGATGGTGTTGCAGGAAATATCGCAGTTACCACAGGCTCTACCTTCAGAGTATTAGAAACCACCAGCTTTGATCCTGATAGTAGTATTAGAACCGTTGGGGTAAGTGGTACTGGGGGAAATATTTCCATTAAATGGAGTAATCCAGTACCAGAAGATTTTAGTTTTGATGTGAATGTCGGTGCTTTAATTGCGGATTCAAGCAATGGCACAAGGGGAACTATTAATGCAGGATTGGCAAGGATTCCAGAAGTTGGCAACTCCCCTGAGATTATTACTGAACCTATCATTGTGGTAGGAATTGCAGGGGGTTCGATAGATGTTTCTTTTGATATTGAAATACCTGAACCTGAGCCTGAACCTGAGCCTGAACCGGAACCGGAACCTGAACCTGAGCCTGAGCCTGAACCCGAACCTGAACCTGAGCCTGAGCCTGAACCCGAACCCGAACCTGAGCCTGAACCGGAACCGGAACCCGAACCTGAGCCTGAACCCATACCTCTTGATCCTCGGGATGAGTTACTTTCCTTTGTATTACAATCCAATGATCCTGATCCGATTAATAATCAAACTTCCTATAATCCAACCATCGGCGAAAACATACCCATTGATGGGCAAGAGAGTTTATTAATTCTCAGTATTGATCAAGCCAAGGATATATTAAGCACCATTGAAAATAGGACGGGGGTAAAAAGTGGATTTATTTATGTCAGTTTTACTCCTCCCAATTATCAACCCTCTAGTTTGGATGAGGATATGGCAAGACGGGAAGCTCAAAAAACCAATGAGTTTGGCAGGGTGGTTGATGACATTCCCAATGTCTCTCCTGTGGTAGGACTAGATAGGGTAGAAGATACTCAATTGGATATTTTAATTATTACCGCAGAGGGTGAGCCTTTACGGGTGGTGGTGCCTATAACTCGGGAGGAGGTTACTAATTCGGTTAATAATTTATGGTCAAATGTTGCTGATATTTTTAATTTGAGTGACGACTACAGGGCGGATGCTACCCAGATTTATCAATGGTTGATAGAGCCTTTGGAGGGGTTATTGGTTGAGCGAGAAATTGAAAATTTAGTTTTCATGTTGCCCAATGAGATGCGTTTTTTGCCTTTAGCGGTTTTATATGATCAAAAAAGTGAGGAATATCTAGTCGAAAAGTATAGTCTTTCCCTTACTCCTAGTATTAATCTTAATGATAATGAATATAGTCCTGTAGGCGATCGCAGCTTATTAGCCATGGGTGCATCAACCTTTGAAGATCAATCCATTACCCCCCTACCTGCGGCAGGAGTAGAATTACCAACCATCTCAAGGGTATGGCAGGGAGATGATAATCTCAGACAGGATTTATTTGCCAGTGATAGCTTTACCCTCGATAATATTCGCCGAAATTTAAACGAAAACACCCATGGTATCGTCCACTTTGGCACCCATGGAGAATTTAACACCAGAGAAATCGATAGTAGTTTTATTCAACTCTATAATGATCGCCTCAACTTGAAGGAATTACGCAATTTAGGACTCAAAAATTTGGGAGTAGAATTATTAGTCCTCAGTGCCTGTAATACAGCCTTTGGCAATGAAATGGCGGAACTAGGATTCGCAGGTTTAGCAGTACAAGCAGGGGTAAAAACAGCCTTGGGTAGTGTATGGCAAGTGAGCGATACAGGTACCCTTGCCTTAATGACTAATTTTTATAGTCAATTAAGAAACCACACCATCAAAGCCGAAGCCTTACGTCAAGCACAATTGAGTTTACTAAAGGGAGAAACCAGAAAAAGTGATGATGGAGATACAATTATCACTCCCAATCTTGATATTTCCCTAATGGAATTACCCGAAATATCTCGTAAGTCTGAGGACTTTTCCCATCCTTTTTATTGGGCACCTTTTACAATGATCGGTAGTCCTTGGTAA
- a CDS encoding ribokinase (PFAM: pfkB family carbohydrate kinase~TIGRFAM: ribokinase~COGs: COG0524 Sugar kinase ribokinase family~InterPro IPR002139:IPR002173:IPR011611:IPR011877~KEGG: npu:Npun_R2732 ribokinase~PFAM: PfkB domain protein~SPTR: Ribokinase;~TIGRFAM: ribokinase), whose protein sequence is MKSSQIVVFGSVNIDLTVTVSHLPQSGETLKGNNFTISVGGKGANQAIALSRLGTPTAFIGRVGKDNWGDRILEELHQQGVNIDKFSQDVQHPTGTAMITVEEETGENQIIIISGANGVVGTKELLDLTNLLPHCRYLLLQLEIPLPVVLEAITLAKKHHVPVILDPAPAHTLPHDIYQDISIITPNAIEASQLVGFEVQTQAQVEKAGQWFLDKGVQTVIITMGADGVYCASHHEQFWLSTPPVTVVDTVGAGDAFNGGLATALVNNYSLEEAVTWGLINGSLSVTRKGEFPTLSEFQQWLKDNLNHQ, encoded by the coding sequence ATGAAATCCTCTCAAATAGTAGTTTTTGGTAGTGTCAACATCGATTTAACCGTAACTGTTTCCCATCTTCCCCAATCAGGAGAAACCCTCAAAGGAAATAATTTCACCATCTCCGTCGGTGGTAAAGGGGCAAATCAAGCCATTGCCCTTAGTCGTTTGGGTACCCCTACGGCTTTTATCGGGAGGGTAGGGAAAGATAATTGGGGCGATCGCATCCTAGAAGAATTACATCAGCAAGGAGTCAATATCGATAAATTCAGTCAAGATGTCCAACACCCCACAGGCACTGCCATGATTACCGTCGAGGAAGAAACAGGAGAAAATCAAATTATCATTATCTCTGGGGCTAACGGAGTGGTAGGTACAAAAGAACTATTAGATCTGACGAATCTTCTGCCCCATTGTCGTTACTTACTATTACAGTTAGAGATTCCCCTCCCCGTAGTCTTAGAAGCCATCACCCTCGCCAAAAAGCACCATGTACCTGTGATTTTGGATCCTGCCCCTGCCCATACCCTACCCCATGATATTTACCAAGACATTAGTATTATCACCCCGAATGCGATCGAAGCCAGTCAATTAGTAGGTTTTGAAGTGCAAACCCAAGCCCAAGTAGAAAAAGCAGGGCAATGGTTTTTGGATAAAGGAGTGCAAACAGTCATCATCACCATGGGTGCCGACGGAGTATATTGTGCATCCCATCATGAGCAGTTTTGGTTATCCACTCCCCCTGTTACAGTTGTGGACACCGTAGGGGCAGGAGATGCCTTTAATGGTGGTTTAGCCACCGCCTTGGTTAACAATTATTCCCTCGAAGAAGCCGTAACCTGGGGTTTAATTAACGGTAGTCTTTCTGTTACCCGTAAAGGTGAATTTCCCACCCTCTCCGAATTTCAACAATGGTTAAAAGACAATCTTAACCATCAGTAG